One stretch of Gadus chalcogrammus isolate NIFS_2021 chromosome 14, NIFS_Gcha_1.0, whole genome shotgun sequence DNA includes these proteins:
- the cdkn2aip gene encoding CDKN2A-interacting protein yields the protein MAEERSGEDIVSEYLGQNPHLAQWVESFRGYCETNKQWFARREFVLRNMEAFPTIEPGVPGSSLDGLLSLSMVWANNVFLGCRYSDAVMVKIKEMGEGIVVEDAPVRTTRDEILAKGKRGTSSGADGESCAKKAKAGPGGGRAPCQKQGPSPQAPAQHQPFFNRLYKAVAWKLVSAGGFGPNLDHYEILQSCVESCKQNLGCVFVPLKDIPDLPASRAQKEGQVCELRCSTVYMGTGYGRDEAAARAMASKEALKAFQGRKVTVKICRRRYNGTDVEDVMLLDDQPRSQGFPPALSYPFQADSGEDGAS from the exons ATGGCGGAGGAGAGAAGTGGAGAGGACATCGTCTCAGAGTACCTGGGCCAGAACCCCCACCTGGCCCAGTGGGTTGAATCCTTCAGGGGCTATTGTGAAACCAACAAGCAATGGTTTGCCAGAAGGGAGTTTGTCCTGAGAAATATGGAGGCTTTCCCCACCATTGAACCAGGGGTGCCCGGCAGCAGTCTGGACGGACTATTGTCTCTGTCCATGGTCTGGGCCAACAATGTTTTCTTAGGCTGCAG gTACTCAGACGCTGTGATGGTCAAGATAAAGGAGATGGGTGAAGGGATCGTTGTCGAGGACGCCCCCGTCCGCACAACAAGAGATGAGATCCTAGCCAAAGGAAAGAGGGGCACTTCCTCTG GGGCCGACGGTGAAAGCTGTGCGAAGAAGGCCAAAGCGGGGCCCGGCGGAGGGAGGGCCCCGTGCCAGAAACAGGGCCCCTCGCCCCAGGCCCCGGCCCAGCACCAGCCCTTCTTCAACCGCCTCTACAAGGCCGTGGCCTGGAAGCTGGTCTCGGCGGGGGGCTTCGGCCCCAACCTGGACCACTACGAGATCCTGCAGAGCTGCGTGGAGTCCTGCAAGCAGAACCTGGGCTGCGTGTTCGTGCCGCTGAAGGACATTCCCGACCTGCCGGCGAGCCGCGCGCAGAAGGAGGGCCAGGTGTGCGAGCTGCGCTGCAGCACCGTGTACATGGGCACCGGCTACGGGCGCGACGAGGCCGCAGCCAGGGCCATGGCCTCCAAGGAGGCCCTCAAAGCCTTCCAGGGCCGCAAAGTGACTGTGAAGATCTGCCGGCGGAGGTACAACGGGACGGACGTGGAGGACGTCATGCTGCTGGACGATCAGCCCCGCAGCCAGGGGTTCCCCCCGGCGCTGAGCTACCCCTTTCAGGCCGACTCCGGGGAGGACGGGGCGTCATAG